From the Rhinopithecus roxellana isolate Shanxi Qingling chromosome 5, ASM756505v1, whole genome shotgun sequence genome, the window gtaatcccagctactcgggaggctgaggcaggagaattgcttgaaccagggaggcagaggttgcagtgagcagagatcacaccactgcattccagcctggcgacaaagagagactcgactcaaaaaaaaaaaaaaaagaaaaagaaaaaaagcaacacaTGCTCTGGACTAATCATATTGctaaatttttgtcttatttttctgcaAGAATATATTTGCTGTGTTAAGCTCTTTTTGAGTGTGTTTGTTGAACTACTTTGTGCCTCTCCCTGAAGCTGCATTCCAGTCACTGTGATACCAGAGATTAATCAGGAGAAGCATCACATCACTAGCTGGTAACgaggagaagaggaaaacaaGGCCCATTCAGACTAGCATCTCTCTATTTTTAGGAATATACTGGATCACAGTTTGTCACCATCACAGGGTTCCCTGGAACTCCTATGAAACCTTTTATAGTGTATCACCTTCTTTGCCCTGATAATGTCCAAAAGAATCTCTAAATACCTCAAGGGAATGTCAtcaaaaaatccacaaaaaactAGAATAATAAAGCTACTTACAAATCatttaaccacaaagaaaaaaaaaaaaggcaagtggCACAGGGGTGGGAGGTGGAAAAAGAATACGAACAAGCTAGGCAGAAATGAGAGAGAAGTAGAGGGAgtagttgaaataaaaaatgaatttaaaatgcaatatCACAACTTCAAAAGCTGAAAATCAAtggaatgaggaagaaaaaaataggttcTAGAAGCAATTACTAATTTTCTAAGCATACTGagactaaaatatataaaataggccTCTTAAACCAAGGCTAAGTATATAAATTTAAGGAATACCTGGTGACACTGACAATTTTGTTTTACAGTATTTATCACAGTTATCAGttaacattgattttaaaaattcgtacttttgaaaaatcataaatagagaaaaaaacagtcaATATCTTTTCAGCTAAAATCAAGGGCTGATTTTTATTAAGATTACTAGcttaataactatattatatcttattaaaaaataaccagGAACCATTAGCAGTAATGCTGTTTGACAGGAGATGGAGTTATGATCTGAGTcaaattctgcattttttccCTTTGCTGTCTATTTAATGCAGTCAGACTAATACTCAAAATGGGAAGGTTTGCCACCTATATAACTTATATATTACAAAATCTTCTTTGTAACACAATCTTCTTTGTATGGTTTAAAGTCTGTAAGATTCTATGGAAAATTcaattttttctgaaaaattaaatttatatctgAAACATATAACATCAAAAGAACCTGAAAATCAGTTCTTTGCATAATAATTCACTTTGAGTCAGTTGAACAGTAGGTAAACCACTGTCAAattaagtactttaaaaaattagaattccTCAGTAAATCCCATTCATTCCAATGGTAAGTTGCTTTTCTTAAATCTCAATCTACCTCTCAGCAGGATACCTAGACTGGTAAACCATCAGTAAAATGTCAGCTTCCAATGAAGGGAAGACGGAGGAGAAAAGGAGCAAATGGGTAAACAgaaatctttattatttacaaAGTGGAAAAATGAATTATTCTAGTAATTACTAATTtggaagggaagaagaggaacAAAATCCTAAGTATAATATTAATAGGATATGTACTTGATCATCCAGAGAGACGACTGTACATCACAGAATAGGAGAGGACTCTATTATCTAATTCACATCCCCTCTACCttcagacaaaaattaaaaataaatgttaccaGATATGTTcaccactttaaaatatttttaaatttcttttatcagtataTCCCAATTTGTATTAAAGCATGCATGAGCAAAAAGTTGTCCTTTTTGCTTAACTTAGAACTCTTACTCTCATTTTACCAGGATTTTTAGAATGTCCAAAAGACCATACATACCATTAAATCACtctcacattaaaaaacaaaacaaaacacactacAACTGTTGTTTCTTTCAAGTTTAAAAGGTTTTACTTTTCTATGTGTCGAAAGTTCTGAGTATCCACTTTTTTGGGATGTCttaatatctatatctaaaaGAGAGGCCCCTAATCATTAAGGTGATcttaaacaaaatgttaaaactaaaaatgtgactttaaaggaaaaaaaggcatttgGCTCATGGTTTACCTATAACCCTCCCGTTATGCTTTTCCTATTATTCTTTAGGGAAGAATGATTTCTTGCTTATGAAAAGCTAAAATAAACTTATACTTCTCGAATCTAGTTAACACTCCAGTCTTTCCAAATAATTTCGAATTGAATTTCCTAAGTCACCTCACCCTTCAACTTCAACCAGCCTCCAAAGTAGTGGGCATGCTCATCAGTCAAATAATAAGAGGCAATTTTAAAGGATAACACTTTGCTAAATAATTTTCTCCTTACAGGACAGTCCAGTGGAGTAACGGCTCAAAAAGTCCATGACTGACATATATGTTATTATAAGTAAAAATACACAGACCATTTTTAACCTTAATGGACGATCAGATTATGTAATAGTATTACTAGCACGGCTGCGCAGAGTATACTTTAATTCTGGCTTTTAAAACCTGGCTGGGTAACATGTTTCATTCAGCTCCATGACTAGATTTTGAATCATTGAAATCTAGACTGATTTTATACAGCTATTAGTAAGTTCAAAACATCCTGAGGCCTTCTGTTTTCCCCTGACCTATTTCCATGTTCGTACCTCTTCTGTCattacagcaaaagaaaatatacacctAGTGACAGTAAACACCCTCAGGGCATCTCcatgaaaacatacaaatattaaagatctttaaaaatattttaggcctaGTACCTCAGGAAGCGTTATGTTTGGTGAAAACCTTTGGTGCTTTTAGTAAAACAAACTTTGAAttcatataaagaaaacaaagaaacttaaAGAGTACTTCCAGTTCTTGCAACATAATGCAGCCGCAAAGTGATGTTCACGGGAATGAGTCCTGCCGTGCAGTAGGACGGGTGTCAATTTCGGAGCCACTTTCCAGGGGGCGTTTCCTGACGCCCCCTGGCTTAGTGTCCAGACAGGGGTCGTCCCTGGTTAACTTGGGCAGGACAGGAGGGCGGCCCGCTCCTCCCTAGGCCCGAGGAAGCGCCCGCAGCAGGTGAACGGCTTCGGGAGCCAGGAGCTCGGCAAGCTGAGGACCCTGGGCGAGGACTATAAAGGACCCAAGGCGAAGCCAGCGCCGGGAGGCAGAGCCGACCCCGGCGGGACTCCACCAGCCCGCGAGCGTTCGTCAAGTGCTCGGCCGCTGCGGGGCCGTCCCGGCGGAGCGGGCTTCACCGCGTGGGCGCGGTAGTCGCCACTCACCGAGGTTGACGACCTTGAGCGCCGTGAAGAAGCGGTTCTGTCGGGCCAGGTCCTGCCAGGGCGCCTTGGAGCAGTGGTACTTGATGAAGGGGAAGCAACCCGTGCGCAGGACGTGGTAGTTGGCGCCCTGCACCGGCCAGTTGAAGTGAGAGAGGCCGAACTGGTCGTTGCGGACGGCGCTGTAGGGCACGCAGAAGGAGGTCCAGTGCGGCAGGCGCCGCTGCAGCAGGTGCCGTGTCAGCACCTCGGAGGCGCTGGGCTTGGGGCGGGCGGCGGCGCGCGAGGCCCACGGCCTGCACAGCAGCAGGCGGAGCGCGACCTCGTGGGCCATCCGCAGGGCCTCCATGGCCCGCCGCGCCGGGGACGCAGGCGGGTGTCCGCAGCCGCCGGCGCACAAGCACGCCCCCGGGCGAGCGGCTGCAAGGCCAACGGGCGCCGCGCGGGTGCCCGAAAGCCCCCGGGGTGCAGCGGCGCGTGCGCACAGCGGTCCCGAGGCCTCCCGCTGGGGGTGGAGTCCGGGGGACGGGAGGCGTGACCTGCGCGAGGCGGGACGTGCGGGAGGCGGAGGGACACCTGCGTCAAGGCGCTGGTTTTGAGTGAACTGGTATGACCTCGCGCCGTCATTTAGTAACTCTGGGGCGGAGGAGGGATTCGGGGAGGTCTCATCAATTTGGGTCTGAGGAAAATTTAGGtgtaaaataattcaataacTTAACCACCTCCGCAAGGGGCAGAACTCAAACCCAGGTCTCCCTCCCACGCCCTGGCCTTCAGGGAAACTCTTGGGTGTCGTTGTTGAAATACGACGAGGCGTCCTCAGGGAAGTGAGTTGACAGCCGAGATCCCAGGTCTGCGTTGTTCGGTGAGGCCGGGAGCACTTTTGTGTGTAGGTCCTCGATGTCCGGTTCATTGTTTAAAATTAGTCCCAGAGATTTCAAaatcaaaagtttttttaaaaacctcacgTGTCTCGGTGCAGCGTCCGAACACACAAGGCCACCTCCCTCTAAGAACCTGGTAGACGGACCAGTAGCGTCTTACCGACCTTTGTGGTCCTCAGTCACCCATTATCAATCCATTACTTTGGGAAAGCCTTTGCTCAAACTTTGCGGCCTCTTGAGGCAATAACTTACAGACACACctacttttaaaaaagcatttcctCTTTTGTCCTGAACTCATTTTGTTTGGAAAGGCCATACATAAACAAGATGATGTGTCTGAAACCACCTTATGTAAATGAGGTACAGTAATTACACGTGAAGCATCATATAACAATTACTATCGTTGCTAAAAACTCAAGGGGGATGTAGGATAGTATGGCAAAATTTTATATttcccagttttttgttttgttttgtttttttgagacggagtctcattctattgcccaggctggattgcagtggcgctatcttggctcattacaacctctggttcccaggttcaagtgattctcctgcctcagcctcttgagtagctgggattacagtcgttcACCACcctgccttgctaatttttgtatttttaatagagacgcagtttcaccatgttggccaggctggtctcgaacttctgacctcgtgagccacccgcctcagcctcccaaagtgctgggattacaggcgtgaaccactgcgcctggcctattcccCAGTTTTTATTGAACATTGATTGAGCACACACCAACATATGCCAAATCTTGAACTTTACCTTATAGAACTTGAactttatagaattttttttttgaaaggatctcactgttacccaggctgaagtgcagtggctcgatttcggctcactgcaaattcctcctcctgggctcaagcgatcctcctactctcagcctcccaagtagctgggactacaggtgtgtgccacctacACTCGGCcactttttttggtattttttgtagaggtggaattttgcgatgttgcccaggctggttgtgaacacttgggcacaagtgatccctccgcctcggcctcccaaagtggtggaattacagatgtgagcctctgcacctgatcaaattaaattttaaaaaacagtggaGTCCTTTTTCAAACAAAATCTGTTGAAGATCCCCAACATATAAAATTGGttaaaacggccgggcgcggtggctcaagcctgtaatcccagcactttgggaggccgagacgggcggatcatgaggtcaggagatcgagaccatcctggctaacacggtgaaaccccgtctctaccaaaaactacaaaaatctagccgggcgaggtggtgggcgcctgtagtcccagctactcgggaggctgaggcaggagaatggcgtgaacccgggaggcggagcttgcagtgagctgagatccggccactgcactccagcctgggcgacagagcgagactccgtctcaaaaaaaaaaaaaaaaaaaaaaaaaaaaaaaaaaaaaaaaattggttaaaaCTTATGCTTTaggatgggcgtggtggttcacgcctgtaatcccagcactctgggaggccaaggccggtggatcatctgaggtcaggagttggagaccagcctggccaacatggcgaaaccctgtctctactaaaaatacaaaaattagccgggcgtggtggcacatgcctgtagtcccagctactcaggaggctgaggaaggagaatcgcttgaacccaggaggcagagcttgcagtgagccaagatagtgccattgcactccagcctggctgacagagcgagactctgtctaaaaaaaaaaaaaaaaaaaaaaaaaaaaaaaaaaaaaaaaaaaaaagtatgctttaTTACTAAACATAagttcaaaaattgttttaacttttaattttacttatttattttttaggcgtgagttctcactatgttgcttaagctggtctagaactcaaGCCAATCTgtcacttcagcctcttgagtcactgggat encodes:
- the C5H15orf61 gene encoding uncharacterized protein C15orf61 homolog, which produces MEALRMAHEVALRLLLCRPWASRAAARPKPSASEVLTRHLLQRRLPHWTSFCVPYSAVRNDQFGLSHFNWPVQGANYHVLRTGCFPFIKYHCSKAPWQDLARQNRFFTALKVVNLGIPTLLYGLGSWLFARVTETVHTSYGPITVYFLNKEDEGAMY